The Hemibagrus wyckioides isolate EC202008001 linkage group LG13, SWU_Hwy_1.0, whole genome shotgun sequence DNA window tgtatgagTGGTTAAAAGTTCATAGTTTCAATGCAAATAAGGTCAAAAAACACCTTTACTTGACATAAAGTGAAGTGGGTTCCAGGAATAATCATTTGGTACTGTATTTCAGACCCTTGTTACAattctttctatctctttaAAACTATCATAACCTTTCTTATACTTAATAAGAAAACAAGCTTATTGTAATATTTGATTAATTGTAACTTAAACTGCATGTTATCCTTAGAACATTACCCTTTATTTTGAAAAGCAAGATATCCTTATGTTCTGTTATCTGTTCATCCTCCAGCCCTTATGTATGCCAGCATATTTGGGAATGTCTCAGCAATCATACAGCGTCTTTATTCTGGAACCACCCGCTACCACACGCAGTTGCTGAGGGTCAAAGAGTTTATCCGTTTCCACCAAATACCGCCAGGCCTGAGGCAGAGGCTGGAGGAGTATTTCCAGCATGCTTGGTCCTACACCAATGGCATTGATATGAATGCAGTAAGGGACATGTGCACCTCAACACCATGTACTCAAACAATCTGTAAACTGAAGCAAGCACCATAATTGATGTATATGTCTTACTTGTAATTTTTGGATAAACATTCTTTTGATTTTGGTCTTTTGTAGGTTTTGAAAGGTTTTCCTGAATGCTTACAGGCTGATATTTGTCTGCACTTGAACCGCAACCTGCTACAGAACTGCAAGGCCTTCAAAGGGGCCAGTAAAGCCTGCCTGAGAGCCCTTGCCATGCGTTTAAAAACCACTCACTCCCCACCAGGGGACACTCTCTACCATCATGGCGATATTCTCCATACCCTGTACTTTATCTCCCATGGCTCAATTCAGGTGTCCTGTAATGATGTTGTGCTTGCTATACTGGGTAAGCACAGTGATCCATGTAGAATAATCAATTTTGTGTCcctctttgtttatttaaaagtaGAGAAAATTGTGGAGATCAGTATATCTACAATTCAATTTAATGTgtaaagcacttttaacaatagaccaGCTTTATAGAAACCCGAATCTAAATTCGGATCCCTATTGAGTGAGCCAGAGGCGAAAGTAGCTAGGAGTGGCACCATGAGGAAGAATActtgaggggaaccagactcaaaagggaacctcatctgGGTTAAAccagggattataaatcattaaaacatacatgtgtgtaagtgtaaagaCAAACAGTCCCAAGTCTTTTGGAAGTATGTTCATTATGAGTATAGTCCTAGAATGAGTATAGGTTTTTATGACTACAAAAACAGTTCTTAGGTACAAGTATATCATTTGCAGGTGTAATTATCAACTGAAACCAGAGTGAGACTTGAGCataaactgtttttgtttaggGAGAATATTCACAGCTGTAAGCAGAATAGAGCATCAGCATAAACCATGCAGTTGTTGAGGGTAAGAGGAGCCACATCAGTAGAGGTAGAAGGAGGGTACAAGACTTAACAATGAAGGCTTCACTAAAGTATATaataatgttgtttatttttatttaacaattcCAAATGATTTATTCCATATGCACTTGTGTGCAGGCAAGAACAATATTTTTGGTGAGCCCATTAACTTGTACACAGAACCTGGCCACTGCAACGCTGATGTGAGGACACTCACCTATTCTGATCTCCATCAAATTCAAAGAGATGATCTCTTGGAAGTCCTAGATATGTACCCAGACTTTGCTGAAAGTTTCTGGAGGAATCTGGAGATTACCTTCAACCTCAGAGAAGTACACATACACTATTACTCTTTATAGAACATACATAGCATTGGTTCAGTGCAAATACATAACATTTGTCTATTATCAGGTAGATCAGGTACTTCATACTTTACACAATGAAGATAATGGCTGCCATTACCATATTAATCACCCAAGATGTCAAAGAAACTCACTGGAGAGACGCAACAGGCCAGGTAAGAAGACAACCATGCTGAACCATGGTTACCTAGTTCAGCTTTTTAATGAAGTTAAAAcaataaacttttatacatCCTGGACAGATGGAATGGATCAAGATGATTCCTATTCAGTTCAAACGTGTACCGGCCTGGGTCATCACTGCTTTGCtggcactcacactcactgggATGAGCAGTGTAGCTGTGGCTCCTCCAGAACTCAATCTAGTGAGAACATCAGCAAACTACCTTTTTCCCACAGCCAGGTATATACCCCTGAAAGAAACCCCCAGGATTACCCTCCATCTGCCCTACGGGTGattccacccaacagcaaaacTGGGATGGGCATAGAGCCTGGCATGGACAGAGGTAGCTACTCCAATCTCCAAGCACATTATGGTATTATACCTTGTTTTACAAAGAACCTCATTCATGTCTACTTACTGTAGGAGCTCATTTTTCTGGATTGTACCATTACTGGCCCGATCGTTTGCCCACTCAGTATGCAGGACGTTCTTGCAGATCCTCTTCCATCCAAGCCTCAAATCACCCAACGCCATTTGCAGAAGAATGTCCCAGTGAGCTTGAGTCCAGACTTGAGTTACTGCAAAGTCAGCTAAACAGGTAGGCCAATTAATGATTTTATTCCTGCCACATCTATTTCCAAGCACTGAGGTATACTTTTTAGTATATTTTATAGTATACAGTCCATTTGTATTTACATGATAACaaatgttttggttttgactCTGTACTACACcattttagttccagtgaacatTTCACTATTTGCCCTTGAAAATAACATACAGTCCCATCCAAAAGTACCAGAACAAGACTAATTCTtttgttcaaaaataaaaaaaatattggaacatgcaACCAACAGGTTTTATGTTGCCCATGTGTGTCCTGGTATAGagtgatcatttaaaaaatttaacaaaCATTTTCGTTAGAAATGGAAAATCTATAGGAGCAATTGCACATACATTGGGCATAGCCTATACCACAAATTGGAATgtcttaaaaagaaagaaactactAGCTTACTAACAACCAAACATCAAACAGGAAAGggaaaacaacagtcagtgacaTGACCAAtaacctccacagggcagggaTGACGGTGTCACAATTCATCATATGAAGAAGACTTCTAAGGTAGCAATTTAAAGGCTATACCACCAGATGCAAACtactcatcagcagtaagaatcaaAAGCCAGGTTGAAATTTGTAAAGAAATACCCATATGTAAAATACAAAAGTTCTGAAACAGATATTAACCACTACCAAACTCATAGATAGGGCAAGGTGTGGCAAAGAAAGGATCTGcccatgatccaaaacatacgaGCTGGAGTAGTACCATAGCTTGGGCTTGAATGGTTGCTTCTAGAATAGGCTCACTATtctcatgatggtagcagcagagTGCTTTCAGaggtctacagaaacattctgtttgCCAAGTtccagagaaatgcatccaatttaattgggaggaacttcatcatgcagcaagacaataaCACAATTCACACTGCCACACAACAAAGGATttgatgagagaaaaaaaggggaaggttttagactggccgTATCAGACCccagaccttaacccaactgagcagtatttcacctcctgaagaggagaccACAGGGAGAAGcctccaccactaccaccaaaaacaaacaacaatggAAAGAAGTTGCAGATGAAGCCTTGGAAAGCATCCTATTGCTACTTATTGCAAAAAAAGGtatatgcaaccaaatattaaatTATGTACTATTGTTTTGCACATCAGAATTTTGTGGTCTGTCACCAATAAGTTGTTAAACACATCCAGCTGTACATATTagcaaatgtatttattttctgagATTCTGATGGATCTCTGATGCTGGAATGTCTTCAgttaatttaaaacaaacaaaaaccaacttgtcttttttattccaatacttttggaaggGACAGTAAATGTTTGGGATCCTTCAGCTGCTGCAAATTGAAGCACCATTCACTGACTTTTGGTAAAACCAGTAGTGATGTTCAGAATTCATCCTGTTACTGCTGTTATTGCTGTTACATTATTGATAAAAACAGGTGATGTAGTTTCCTGTGGAGCGATCTTTTCCCATGCTTCACAGATGATTATGGACAGTTTTGTACATTTTAACTGCAAACAAATCATATTTCTCATCACTTTCTTTAAGCTTTAATATTATTTGTTCCTAACACCTTCTCCCAGATCTGTATAGGTGTTAAGTTATATATTTTCTGCCATTGGAAACCTTCGCCTTGAGTACTTGAGGGTTATTAGACAGGAATCCTCTTAGGATTATGTAGGTGTTTTCTTCTCATTATGGGTATTTTTCCCTAAAGGCTCTCAGCTGTAGTACTGGTGACCCACTTGTCATGATTTACATGATTTGGGGTTCCTGAGTGGCCTAACATAAAAGTGTTCACCCTACTGATAGAGATTAAAGTTTCAATCCCAGCCATCCATGGTGGGGAGTGTGGGCATCTGCATAGCATCTGTCAGCTCATGTACACAGTGGAGAGCAGATAGTGCTTTCCTCTCAGCAACACGAGCAGCAGTTCAAAAAGATGCAGTTGGTGGGCTTTAAAGATGTTGCTTTAAAGAAGCACGTCTTAGCCTTTAGTATGTTCGTAAAAATTGGGTCCTTTGGACTAACCCTAACTTGTGatcaataataatcaataatttgATATGTTAGGACCTGCCTTGGTGAAAGAAAGTTTGGCTAAATGCATCAATTTCACATCTCATTTTCTAGACTGGAGGCAAGAATGACTGCAGACATTAATGTGATTCTTCAGCTCCTCCAGCGACAGATTACACCTGTACCCCCGGCATACAGCTCTGTATCACCTGGTAGCCACTGCCCAGACCCCTCAATCCTGTATGGCAGTAGTGGACCAGTGCTATACAACCTATACCCCATTCAAATGGAGAGCAGGACTACCATGATCCAGGTGAGGATCTCCTTGGGTAAAAAAGCTCACAGGTTTTGTAATGAGTTTATTTTCTAACATTGTCTACAGTCGATTCTGAAGGGATCAAGACCTTTTGAGACTCATCTCAAAAGGTTCCACTGCCTATAGTAAGAACTGTGAAGGGTCAACCTGTTTAGGGACATTCATTCAATCATAACCTTTTGagtatcattttatatttatacgtTTTCTGTTGCACATTTACAAGAACAAACAATGCAGTTTTGTCACAAGCAGCTGCCCACACTATCACCAGTTTCATTTAGGAACAGCTGAACACATGATTGGATCTTGGAAATTTTCAGTTGTAATCAAATATGTGATATTACCTGAAATAGTAATTAAAACATGAATCCTGCTATAGAGAGCTCACGAGAGCACTACATTTGCCTGCTACTATGGTTTGTATTGACAGCAACCTGCATTTATACATATCATGCTGTAGCCAGTTTTCTGTATAAGTGCTGATACAACCTTTTTATCTCAAAAAACTATTTAATATCAGGCTCATCGTTCTGGTGGGAAGCAAGGGTTATAATATAAAGCAAGGAGAACAGACAACAGAAAATTAGAGGGAATTCCCATTGAAGTACCTTATTCAAGAAACACTTGGTCAGTCACATTCCAATATTGCTGATCACTTGAAAAATGTGTGAGTTCAAACGAACAATACCCTAAACCCTTtccattccaatacttttggagggggACGGGAAAGGATGATGACCAGTATTGATGTTTAGAACTCATCTATTTTTGGAGGGGATTGCAGCACAGTGCATACAAAAGCTACAGTATCTATATATTACATGAAATCCAGAGAATAGCATAGACCAAAAACTGACAAAAATTGTTAAAGGAGTATGATGTGGTGTCAGTGTCTATGGCCACAGAGTGGATGTTAGCCATTACCCTCCTTTCCAGAAATGCATAGTTCACAGCTGATTACATGGTATGATCTGCTTTTATAAGGTGTAGGACTTACAGTTTTGGCTGCTTAGAATTCAATATGTAATTTCAAACCTTCCAGAGCACGAGCAGGCCTGATCCAGAGTTCATACCAAATTCTTTGGATTCCCAGCTAAGCAGCATCCATATGATGACAGCAGAAAAGAATGAACACAGCATCAGACATAGCTTAAAGACACCACCTGATGTGACCCCCACCTTTCAAACAGCACCCCATGTGATGGATACAACACGACTTCATGCTTCCCTAAGGTTCTCCTCACTTCCGGGTAATTTAGATTCCTCACTTACCCTGGCTGAAATCCAGAAACATGTATCCGACCCTGTCTTAACCATTAACTCCAGACTGCCTAGAAAATAATTTCCTAATTCAACAAATTTAATGCCAGTTGAGCTTTCTCTGAGGTTtctctttaatatctttaagaGATGTGTGTTCAGGGTTTGGATTAGAACGCTGGAGAAAAACAAATGACTCTGGGTTTCATCAGAATGTAAGGGAATATGAGGTGGACAGGAGAATAGGTACACAATGCAATATATATCTGAGCTTGAATCTGTGCAGAAAGTATAAAGTAGTCCACCCTCACCATTTTCAGCCTGTTAACTAGCCATCCACAGGGAACAGCATGAGATCAGTCCAGGCTTGAAACAATATGTTGGAAACTGACCAAGGACTGCTTAGCATGACAAgctgaacagtgtgtgtatacaagaATTAAAATCCAGTTTGCTTTCATTCCAAAGAAGAGACTGAGAAACTGAAACTGCTAATCTGAGACTGCTTTAGGCTCGATGTGGATCATCAGACAGCAGCTATCAGTTACATATGCTAACTCAATTAACTAGCTAGATAGTTTAGTTATGTTGTGTGCTGTATTATTGAGGTCAGATATGTttttcttcattccttccttttcatttctttcaagTTTACTAAATTAATTAAACTACATAAACTGTGTAACtagttttataatattattaataatgtaaacgttttctgtcctctctttctttcccttatgtcttacttttcttttttatttgtctttcttttcttaagTTTATTAAATTAACTAAATTACGTAACTAGACAGTTTTGTAATATTCTTATTAATGTTAATGGTTTCTTTATTTCCCTTATgtcttacttttcttttttatttctttcattttgtctttcttttcttaagTTTATTAAATTAACTAAATTACGTAACTAGACAGTTTTGTAATATTCTTATTAATGTtaatggtttctttctttcctccttttccttgtgtcttgcatttctttttatttctccttcattttgtctttcttttcttaattCTACTAATTTAACTAAATTGCATAGCTTGACGTTTTGTAACGTTGTCTGCTATAATGGTTGCTGAAAAGTTTTTCCTTCTGAATTTCTTCTTACTGTCTTATTTCCTTTACATCTTTCATTTGCTTCCTTCTTATCTCTGCATTCCTTTCAATCACAGCCTTAGTCTTAATTTTCATTCCTATGTTTCAAAGAAAGGgttaaaatgttaaagaaaGACAATAGATacacatcacaaaaaaaaaaaaaaaatccatttagaCCTAAAAGTTATtcataatatacaaatatattttcttttttcacccAGTGGAAACATTTGATACATCTTGATTAGTTTTTACAAAAATCACAagcaatgtttgttttttttctcttaactataaaataaaacacaccacagcCTAAATGGATAATCTGTAATACATTAAATACACAACCCAGTACAGATGTTACAAATGCTGCTTAGAGAATTTCTACACACACGGGCACAGCTGGCAGTGTTCAGATGTCAGAGTGCAACAAATCTGAAAGTACAGTAAAGTACActaaataacataaaaatagattttaaaaaagcCTCTGAACATATAAACGTATAAAAAGATGCTTTTGTTAAAATCACAATGatacattaatttattttacagctcCTTCAATGTGCACTGTAtcgatttttttctttctttagtgtTGCAGAGTTTTGCTTCGTTTCCTTCTCGGCCTAAACTCCACATGCCGTAATAGCTTAACTATAAAACTACAAAAGACATGGCTCATCTTCTCTTCAGAATCTTCTtctgtatgtattatgtattattaacgTGACCAAGTTGCTGAATAGCTGAATAGTCCCTGGACGCACTTTTCAGACTGCTGCATATATGGAAGAGAAATTTGAGCTAAAAGCGTGTGTTTCACACTGCTGGGTTTGTAGACGTCTGTCCCGGACCCCACCCTCCAGTTTGGATCACAAAGCCGTTCTTTGTTTCGTCGGGAACTTAACATGCACTACTGGCTCTTTTTTCCTAAACTCTACAGCTACAGCTCTTCACGCTGCCACTACAGAGTCATgcctttaaacatttttcagtGCTTCAACAAAATTCCTCTGCTGTCCACCAAAGAAGAAAATTCTGTACAAAACAAATCagtaaaaattaaacaaatatttatgtCCTAAAAATATTGGTATAGTGTTTCAGAAAAGTGTATCATAAAATCATGGGcatttttgtttacattcaaagaaaaaaattaattcatttaaatttcaAACTCTGCAAGAAGCTGAttttaatgtgaacattttctactggttttgttttgtttgtttttgtagctATTAAATAAACTTATCAATGAACATATTGGAATTAATTGTGTGTACTATCTAAAATTTACCACAGAAAAGTTTCCAACTATTGTCATGCGTCATAACCTGATATAAACTGATAGTATAAGATTATAAGCGTGAGGATTCACTGCACTGGACGTAAACATCTAAAAGGTAAGGGCCAATATTCCATTCTCAATAAATATGAGAAAAATTAAATACTGTGAGTGATTTTAATCAGTGCCTCCAGGATTtcacgttttattttttttcacagttgcaaaaatgaatgcaaaatcaagcaaaccgtatatttgttgttcttttcaaaaaatttttaaaagatttgttTTCTAGattttcccacacacacatttgggcGAATCCCTCTTCGAGTCACGTGCgtcgaacatgagtacagctctcatagatagtcattacatatgtgtcttcactgctaGAAGTTTAAAAGAGGAATCcagtgcttgcaatttcaccaattcaagtagttttctgcaaaaaaaagagcaaaaaagcacaaaaaaaaactgcatcGCAAGTTTTGAGAAACGGAACAGCAAAATCGAGCATTTTTGCAAAAATCACCCAAAATTCCActaaatcctggagggactgttTCATATAAGATGTTTAAAAACCTTTTATTATTACCAGGGGCTTATCAGCTTGTATCTAGAAGTCAAGCTTTAACCCAGGTATAATTTGTTTAGCAGTTTACAacaacaatttttagaaaaaatattttgtacatTAATTTCCACTTTAACAAGAATGCCATTGGCTGGTTATGTAAGAAAATAAAGGCATGACTGAAgcaagtaattaaaaaaaaaaaaaaaataccaccgATTAATTTAGATCTTGATATCATTTCACCaaaatgtctttttgttttttctaaaCCGTTAAAATTCATTGAAATTTATATTTGCTGTAAATGCCAATATTGATGATAGTGCTGAAGGCTGGATTGTGATTGTGGTCAGAAATTCTAcgtaaataaaaacagcttaAAAATTCTTCTACAGAATGGTTTGTCCTGAAATTCAGTACAGTCGGTTCCATtaacatatgaacacacactgatcttctGCAGGGTGAAAAGCACACATAATAAGTACCAACTTGGTCttgttctatatatatatagtacccTTAAGCTGTCCACATGGGAACTCCCCTGTTTCAGAACTGTCTATAACACACCTTCGCAGACTTTCCCTCAAGTGTGTATCGCATACATCATGACATGACGAGTGGACACTTGCAGCAACAAGATCGTGATCACGAGAACACACTCGAATAACACAATTTAACTTATTTGTTGCTTTCTACATTACAGACGTAACAATAAAGAACATCTATTGTTGAAAGCTGAGCAACtgctcaattttttttattatttggtaCAAATCATGAAATCTTTTAGTTTTAGGAGGAATCTGTAATACGTCTTCATAACGATTGCGATTCCAGCGAGGGGAAAGTCGATATGTGTGCAAAGTGTTCTGTACTGATTACCTGATTTTTCTCTTCCATCTCTCTCAAGAGTCTCACATTAACGTTAGCTAAAAAAAGCTGCTTGATCCGGACATAGCCTTGAAACAGCAGCATGAATGACACCCGATTCGAGCTGCCCTGGTTTGGAAGACCAAAAACAAAGTAGTGCGATGGGAACGGAGAAGGAAATGGAGTGAGAAAAATAACAACATGAATATCCAAATAACAGTCAGAGTAGTGATTTCCAGATCCAGTGTCATTTGGTTTGTACATTCTTACATGCTTCATTTGcctcgtgtttttttttttttttttaataaaacgtTCCCGTTGGCTCATACCAATAATTACAGCCATCCCTGTTGGATTGTACCACGTTTGGTTTTCCCACAGACATCGTGCATGGGTTCGTTCTTCAAAGTTCAGTGAATTCACTGTCTGAATTGCATCTTTCAGTGATGTTTAAACAACCAAAATTGTCCAGGCTGTCCACACACCGGATGCTACATTGgatttttaaaaggaaattcCATGACTTAGATGGAATCTGAGAGTCTCCTGTAGGTCAGTCTTCACCAGAAAGTgtccacacatccatccatccatccattcatccatgaCATTCACTGCTTCATATGTATTAGGGCATATGTGTCAGAACAAATTTCACACAAATTTTGCCAAAAATACTccaatttaattattatttaattatttagatATTCACAATCTTACAACGTTCTGCTATTAGTCAGCAGGTTTCATACATTTTTGGACTGTTGTAGGAGTACTGCTCTGAATAATCTTGTGAAAGCACACGCCATGAATTGCGCATTTACTTCCTATTTAAATTTAAAGGAAATTAAAGTTCTGTAGTGTTCTCTATGTGTCAGCTCATTTTCAGAACTTTTCTGTGTCTCAATGTCAAACTGCATCGAACTGGGCAGTAGTATAGTGCAGGACACAGTGTAGTGTCCATTTTCTAGCTTATGAATCTCTTTGTGATGCCTGattaaaaaatgcaaaacaaatagCAGCTGTGGTTTACGTGATGTGATAATACAGCATGGCTACTTGGTCTATGGCTTGTTAACATCGTGCATTCCTTAATACAAATACTAAAGATTTAAAACAGTTAAAACCAAGAGAACATTTTTAAAGCATTCTGACAGCCCTAGAACATACAGTacttaacacactcattcactgactCTCCCACTCTATGACTCTCTAATTCACGGATTCACTCATTCAAAGACTCACTCagtgactcactgattcactcattcaaTGACTCACTCAGCCCCTCACCGCTTCCCCCCTTTCCACCCCTTCTCAGGTGCCCTCTCTCTGGCCGCTCCAAGTTTCGGCCAGTCCCAGGTACTCTGGATTTTCCGCTGTTGGCGTTACGTAGCCGTTCACCTGCCTGGGTGGTGATGTGGCTCCGCCCACTGAAGCCCCACCTGGCACTTTAGACACAAGGTCCAAGTAATATGGATTGTCAAAAGCAGGAGATGTGGGCACCAGGTACTCAGGGTTCTCCACGCTGCGTCCAGCAGTGATGCCGTTGTGTAAACGCCTCTCTGTGGATTTACGTGGCAACGTATTCGCCCGTTCTGATTGGATGTCCTGATTCACATACTCTGAGAAGagatgaggagaaaaaaaaaaactggtttatTCATACCCGGTCTAGTGCAAAAACTTTGATTTTGTGTAAGTGCAGAAGCCATTATTTGTATGCCCTTATCAGGTAGTGCACTTAAATAAGGACCACAATTTACTGTACTACCTACGTTACTATAGACATCTGATGAATGTAGTAATTATGTGGTTGAGGACACAGTCATCATAATGTTGGATATGTATCGTTATTCACCtggttgcgtgtgtgttttgcgCGGCAATGAGTGTGACGGGTAATTTATTGGCCCGTCCACTTCCAAATCTCCATCCATGCACCCAGGGATAGTGGGATCCTTACTGTAGCGTCCAGGACTGGAAGGAGGCTCGTCCCTGCCCCCGTCGAGAAACACAGAGTCTGACTGGCCGCCAGCAGAGCAATGGGATTGGCTTCGGGCCAGCGAGCGGTACTGAGAGCCTCCCCAATTTCCGTTGACCGTGGCTCCAACAGGAAGTGTCGGGTATAGACTCCGCCCTAACGTGCTGACCAATGAATGCATGCTCCGTCCACTTGGCACAGCATCCGTCTCCAGTCCCAGgtctgtgctctgattggtttGAGATAACACAAAGCCATTTAACATTAACAGTGTATGAGAAAAAATAATGAGACAGGAACGTGATTAAAACTGATCTGTGAACTGTCTGAGCAAGCATTctaaatatgaatatttatacagATTTTGTACATGTTTCTAGTGGAACTGTCAGGTGAGAAACAAACCCTGTGTGAGTGATGTCTAGTCAGTCCATTCGCCTGGTTCTCAAAGAATCCGGGTTGCGGCACCAAATACTCCTCAGCATCCAGCAGTTCCTTCACATTCCCTCCTTCTTCTTCCAGCAATGTGCGGTAAAACTTACTGTCCACCAAACTTGACAGACTCATCTGCTCatcattctgaaaaaaaaagaaagaaaatgctaGATTTAGGCTATGATGTAAAGGTGTAGTTGAAAAAAAATGGTGCGTTTGGGGTATGATGGAAAGTCTAGTGAATTGTAGTAACATAAGCCCTATGATTTAATACCAGGTATTCCTTTGAAATTTGTGGACTGTGTGTATACTGATGAAATTGCTAATATCTGTTTTGTTAATACTCAGACTGCTAAGCTAACCATCTCATGCATTTTCCAATCTTTATATTAATCGTGTATGGTGCATGTAGCGTACGCACAGGAATGACGACG harbors:
- the kcnh6b gene encoding potassium voltage-gated channel subfamily H member 6 isoform X1 is translated as MKCGVANRFPAFSLSFSRPRRSISRSSPPNIELVTIPKTLSLGTNAFPEYQLQTPDVHKWIMLHYSPFKAAWDWVILLLVLYTAIFTPYSAAFLLNELAEKKQHICSYTCNPLNIVDAVVDVLFMVDIVISFRTTYVNQNDEVVTHPKRIAIHYIKGWFLIDMVAALPFDLLIFKSGSDETTTTLIGLLKTARLLRLVRVARKLDRYSEYGAAVLFLLMCTFVLIAHWLACIWYAIGHVERPYMKTGWLDNLADQLGKYYNDSDATSGPSIKDMYVTALYFTFSSLTSVGFGNVSPNTNSEKIFSICVMLIGSLMYASIFGNVSAIIQRLYSGTTRYHTQLLRVKEFIRFHQIPPGLRQRLEEYFQHAWSYTNGIDMNAVLKGFPECLQADICLHLNRNLLQNCKAFKGASKACLRALAMRLKTTHSPPGDTLYHHGDILHTLYFISHGSIQVSCNDVVLAILGKNNIFGEPINLYTEPGHCNADVRTLTYSDLHQIQRDDLLEVLDMYPDFAESFWRNLEITFNLREVDQVLHTLHNEDNGCHYHINHPRCQRNSLERRNRPDGMDQDDSYSVQTCTGLGHHCFAGTHTHWDEQCSCGSSRTQSSENISKLPFSHSQVYTPERNPQDYPPSALRVIPPNSKTGMGIEPGMDRGAHFSGLYHYWPDRLPTQYAGRSCRSSSIQASNHPTPFAEECPSELESRLELLQSQLNRLEARMTADINVILQLLQRQITPVPPAYSSVSPGSHCPDPSILYGSSGPVLYNLYPIQMESRTTMIQSTSRPDPEFIPNSLDSQLSSIHMMTAEKNEHSIRHSLKTPPDVTPTFQTAPHVMDTTRLHASLRFSSLPGNLDSSLTLAEIQKHVSDPVLTINSRLPRK
- the kcnh6b gene encoding potassium voltage-gated channel subfamily H member 6 isoform X2; the protein is MLHYSPFKAAWDWVILLLVLYTAIFTPYSAAFLLNELAEKKQHICSYTCNPLNIVDAVVDVLFMVDIVISFRTTYVNQNDEVVTHPKRIAIHYIKGWFLIDMVAALPFDLLIFKSGSDETTTTLIGLLKTARLLRLVRVARKLDRYSEYGAAVLFLLMCTFVLIAHWLACIWYAIGHVERPYMKTGWLDNLADQLGKYYNDSDATSGPSIKDMYVTALYFTFSSLTSVGFGNVSPNTNSEKIFSICVMLIGSLMYASIFGNVSAIIQRLYSGTTRYHTQLLRVKEFIRFHQIPPGLRQRLEEYFQHAWSYTNGIDMNAVLKGFPECLQADICLHLNRNLLQNCKAFKGASKACLRALAMRLKTTHSPPGDTLYHHGDILHTLYFISHGSIQVSCNDVVLAILGKNNIFGEPINLYTEPGHCNADVRTLTYSDLHQIQRDDLLEVLDMYPDFAESFWRNLEITFNLREVDQVLHTLHNEDNGCHYHINHPRCQRNSLERRNRPDGMDQDDSYSVQTCTGLGHHCFAGTHTHWDEQCSCGSSRTQSSENISKLPFSHSQVYTPERNPQDYPPSALRVIPPNSKTGMGIEPGMDRGAHFSGLYHYWPDRLPTQYAGRSCRSSSIQASNHPTPFAEECPSELESRLELLQSQLNRLEARMTADINVILQLLQRQITPVPPAYSSVSPGSHCPDPSILYGSSGPVLYNLYPIQMESRTTMIQSTSRPDPEFIPNSLDSQLSSIHMMTAEKNEHSIRHSLKTPPDVTPTFQTAPHVMDTTRLHASLRFSSLPGNLDSSLTLAEIQKHVSDPVLTINSRLPRK
- the kcnh6b gene encoding potassium voltage-gated channel subfamily H member 6 isoform X3; its protein translation is MKCGVANRFPAFSLSFSRPRRSISRSSPPNIELVTIPKTLSLGTNAFPEYQLQTPDVHKWIMLHYSPFKAAWDWVILLLVLYTAIFTPYSAAFLLNELAEKKQHICSYTCNPLNIVDAVVDVLFMVDIVISFRTTYVNQNDEVVTHPKRIAIHYIKGWFLIDMVAALPFDLLIFKSGSDETTTTLIGLLKTARLLRLVRVARKLDRYSEYGAAVLFLLMCTFVLIAHWLACIWYAIGHVERPYMKTGWLDNLADQLGKYYNDSDATSGPSIKDMYVTALYFTFSSLTSVGFGNVSPNTNSEKIFSICVMLIGSLMYASIFGNVSAIIQRLYSGTTRYHTQLLRVKEFIRFHQIPPGLRQRLEEYFQHAWSYTNGIDMNAVLKGFPECLQADICLHLNRNLLQNCKAFKGASKACLRALAMRLKTTHSPPGDTLYHHGDILHTLYFISHGSIQVSCNDVVLAILGKNNIFGEPINLYTEPGHCNADVRTLTYSDLHQIQRDDLLEVLDMYPDFAESFWRNLEITFNLREVDQVLHTLHNEDNGCHYHINHPRCQRNSLERRNRPDGMDQDDSYSVQTCTGLGHHCFAGTHTHWDEQCSCGSSRTQSSENISKLPFSHSQVYTPERNPQDYPPSALRVIPPNSKTGMGIEPGMDRGAHFSGLYHYWPDRLPTQYAGRSCRSSSIQASNHPTPFAEECPSELESRLELLQSQLNRGDHREKPPPLPPKTNNNGKKLQMKPWKASYCYLLQKKTGGKNDCRH